One window of the Pedobacter ginsengisoli genome contains the following:
- a CDS encoding MBL fold metallo-hydrolase, whose protein sequence is MKITILGTGTSQGIPVIACNCIVCRSADHKDKRLRVSVLIETDDRTIVIDSGPDFRYQMLRANVKDLDAILFTHEHKDHVAGLDDIRPFNYLLKKNIEIYATERVQHALKREFSYIFAEAHYPGLPQIDLNTISNEVFSVGDTSIIPLDIMHYKLPILGFRIDDFVYITDAKTVSEETIAKIKGAKILVVNALQKEQHISHFTLDEAINFAQKIGAEETYFTHISHNMGLHEVVEKELPDNIKLAYDGLTLYCE, encoded by the coding sequence TTGAAGATCACGATTTTAGGAACAGGTACTTCGCAGGGTATTCCTGTTATTGCATGTAATTGCATAGTTTGTCGGTCTGCCGATCATAAAGATAAGCGTTTAAGGGTGTCTGTGTTGATAGAAACTGATGACAGAACCATTGTTATTGATAGTGGGCCTGACTTTAGATATCAAATGCTTAGGGCAAATGTTAAAGATCTGGATGCTATTTTGTTTACCCACGAGCATAAAGATCATGTTGCAGGTTTAGATGACATCAGGCCATTTAATTATCTCCTGAAAAAGAATATTGAGATTTATGCTACCGAACGTGTTCAGCATGCTTTAAAAAGAGAGTTTTCTTACATTTTTGCCGAGGCTCACTATCCGGGTTTACCACAAATTGATTTAAATACAATTTCTAATGAGGTATTCTCAGTGGGTGACACCTCTATAATCCCTTTGGATATTATGCATTATAAGCTGCCAATTTTGGGATTCAGGATAGATGATTTCGTTTATATAACTGATGCAAAAACTGTGTCTGAAGAAACAATTGCCAAAATTAAAGGGGCTAAAATACTTGTTGTAAATGCTTTGCAAAAAGAACAGCATATTTCTCACTTTACATTAGATGAAGCTATTAACTTTGCACAGAAGATAGGTGCTGAAGAGACTTATTTTACGCATATAAGCCATAATATGGGACTTCATGAGGTTGTTGAAAAAGAATTGCCTGATAATATCAAATTAGCTTATGATGGCTTAACATTATATTGTGAATAA
- a CDS encoding tyrosine-type recombinase/integrase, protein MIQEDIDSLTNTCIAWLRENDYSEARIRDYIRLWKNGIVMFMEKHAISVYSPTVGDDFIDSPLPFNSPTYRRAVRRSVAVLSDFLVYGKVSNRIVPRVNHELLGEIGYAAEAFLASQAELRRSKPTLDNHRRVLSYFLEHLSLTAVQSISAINEEHVLAFLASTQNCKDQYLNTTRLFCRYLYASKLVERNIEYVIGRNALGKREKIPSIYDPNEVLLIEGVVDQSCPVGKRDYAVLLLATRLGLRSSDIAGLRFANLDWDNNTIRLIQYKTKREVELPLLSDVGDAIINYLKHVRPISSEPNIFLSACAPYRPINRLIINGAISRIIKASKVDIGNRKFGPHAMRHTLASRLLSNGVPLPVISETLGHTATQTTMKYLRVDLNNLRHCTLGVPLVGRDFYEQKGGMFYE, encoded by the coding sequence ATGATACAAGAAGACATTGATTCCCTCACCAACACATGTATAGCTTGGTTAAGGGAGAACGATTATTCTGAAGCACGAATTCGGGATTATATTCGGTTGTGGAAGAATGGTATAGTGATGTTCATGGAAAAACATGCCATATCTGTTTACAGTCCTACAGTTGGAGACGATTTTATTGACTCCCCGCTGCCCTTTAATAGTCCCACTTATAGACGTGCTGTACGCCGTAGCGTAGCTGTGCTTTCAGATTTCCTTGTCTACGGCAAGGTTAGCAACAGGATTGTCCCGCGTGTCAATCATGAACTCCTAGGTGAGATAGGATATGCCGCAGAGGCTTTTTTGGCATCGCAAGCGGAACTACGACGGAGTAAACCTACTCTCGATAACCACCGGCGTGTACTGAGTTATTTTCTAGAGCACCTATCACTGACAGCAGTACAGAGTATCTCTGCCATCAACGAGGAGCACGTACTTGCCTTCCTGGCTTCGACGCAGAACTGCAAGGATCAATACCTCAACACTACCCGTCTGTTCTGCCGCTATCTGTATGCCAGCAAACTGGTGGAGAGAAATATCGAATACGTCATCGGCAGAAACGCACTTGGCAAGCGAGAAAAAATACCATCCATATACGATCCTAATGAAGTCCTGCTAATAGAAGGTGTAGTGGATCAATCTTGTCCTGTAGGAAAGCGTGATTATGCTGTACTATTGCTGGCTACCAGGCTAGGACTTCGGTCATCTGATATTGCCGGCCTTAGGTTTGCCAATCTGGACTGGGATAATAACACGATCCGGCTCATCCAATATAAGACCAAGCGAGAGGTTGAACTTCCCCTTCTTTCCGATGTCGGTGATGCCATTATCAATTACCTGAAACATGTACGTCCGATATCATCCGAGCCCAATATATTCCTTTCGGCGTGTGCCCCATACCGTCCGATCAACCGCCTGATCATCAATGGTGCGATCAGCAGGATTATCAAAGCGTCAAAGGTAGATATTGGAAACAGGAAATTTGGACCCCACGCAATGCGGCATACCCTTGCAAGCCGGCTGCTTAGCAACGGTGTTCCATTACCTGTCATCTCGGAAACCCTCGGCCATACAGCCACTCAGACTACGATGAAATACCTCCGCGTCGACCTAAATAACCTCCGGCACTGCACACTTGGAGTTCCCTTGGTCGGAAGGGATTTTTATGAACAGAAGGGAGGAATGTTTTATGAGTAA
- a CDS encoding LolA family protein: protein MMKKIVLLMFVLGVALSSYAQTDVKAKAILAEVSKKYRLYDVVKADFTFTIDNQQAKVKETQQGTLYAKAGANKYKVAMSNQDLISDGKSQWTYLKDDKEVQLTNVDNSDDVINPAKIFTIYEKGYKYLYTGDSKVGGKVYQMIDLSPVDTKKSFFKIRLSIDKAAKQIANVLIFDKNGSKYAYAIKSFVPNVKVPESTFAFDAKKYPGVEVVDLR from the coding sequence ATGATGAAGAAGATAGTGTTGTTGATGTTTGTGTTGGGAGTTGCCTTGTCCTCGTATGCTCAAACCGATGTTAAGGCTAAAGCTATATTAGCAGAGGTGAGTAAAAAATATCGTTTATATGATGTTGTTAAGGCCGATTTTACATTTACTATAGATAATCAGCAAGCAAAAGTTAAAGAAACGCAGCAAGGCACGTTATATGCAAAAGCCGGTGCCAATAAATATAAGGTTGCTATGTCTAATCAGGATTTAATAAGTGATGGTAAAAGCCAGTGGACTTATTTGAAAGACGATAAAGAGGTACAGCTCACAAATGTGGATAATAGTGATGATGTGATAAACCCGGCAAAGATTTTTACTATTTATGAAAAGGGCTATAAGTATTTGTATACTGGAGATAGTAAGGTTGGCGGAAAGGTTTATCAAATGATTGACCTGTCGCCAGTAGATACAAAGAAATCCTTTTTTAAGATTCGTTTAAGCATTGATAAGGCAGCAAAACAAATTGCTAATGTGCTGATTTTTGACAAGAACGGAAGCAAATATGCTTATGCTATAAAATCTTTTGTGCCTAATGTTAAGGTTCCCGAATCTACATTTGCTTTTGATGCTAAAAAGTATCCGGGTGTAGAGGTGGTAGACTTAAGGTAA
- a CDS encoding FtsK/SpoIIIE family DNA translocase, producing MSVRGNQFKSNSFKNDPADKQGSRSQGPKKFRERTEILPRLDFQNGRAVKIIGLFFVILSLYFLIAFTSYLFTWQEDHSYVIDANGGWSNLFKTYEELQQTNIPPVVQNWLGKIGALLSHQFIYEWFGVASFLFVFVFFVIGYRLLFKVKIFALEKTLGYSLFFLLFISLTFGFCHAFFSNAPHFLEGEFGYWTNKLLTAQIGTAGVGVLIAFLGLTILIIAYNIDFKLPQRKQDGAIIPETPDNIEMENEVRSEPVEFTLNDKLANQRKREQNVVVTPSRFEEKEAEEEGAPVFTPAVNVMHTPIVLSPTVDERPKSPILEVPVKAEPELTIEKTEEDKKSEELVEQFGHYDPTLDLASYKYPHLDLLENYGSNKISVNADELEANKNKIVETLNHYNIEIDKIKATIGPTVTLYEIIPAPGVRISRIKNLEDDIALSLAALGIRIIAPMPGKGTIGIEVPNMHPEMVSMRSILATEKFQQTAMDLPIALGKTISNEVYIADLSKMPHLLVAGATGQGKSVGINSILVSLLYKKHPSQLKFVLVDPKKVELTLFNKIERHFLAKLPGEADAIITDTKKVINTLNSLCIEMDQRYDLLKDAQVRNLKEYNEKFIKRKLNPNNSHRFLPYIVLIVDEFADLMMTAGKEVETPIARLAQLARAVGIHLVLATQRPSVNIITGTIKANFPARLAFRVLSKIDSRTILDSGGADQLIGRGDMLLSTGNDLIRLQCAFVDTPEVDRVSDFIGVQRGYPEAYQLPEYIDEAAESAKLDFDPNDRDAMFEDAARLIVMHQQGSTSLIQRKLKLGYNRAGRIIDQLEAAGVVGPFEGSKAREVLIPDDYALEQFLNELNK from the coding sequence ATGTCGGTAAGGGGAAACCAATTTAAGTCCAATTCTTTTAAAAATGATCCAGCAGATAAGCAGGGTTCCAGATCACAAGGCCCTAAAAAATTTAGGGAGAGAACTGAGATATTACCCCGTCTGGATTTTCAGAATGGGAGAGCGGTTAAGATCATAGGCCTGTTTTTTGTCATTCTTTCGCTCTACTTTCTTATTGCGTTTACTTCGTATTTATTTACATGGCAAGAAGATCATAGTTATGTAATTGATGCAAATGGAGGCTGGAGCAATCTGTTTAAAACATATGAGGAATTGCAACAGACTAATATACCGCCTGTAGTACAGAACTGGTTAGGTAAAATAGGTGCATTATTGTCTCACCAATTTATTTACGAATGGTTTGGGGTGGCGTCGTTTCTTTTTGTTTTTGTATTCTTTGTTATAGGGTACAGATTGCTGTTTAAAGTGAAAATATTTGCGCTTGAAAAAACTCTTGGTTATAGTTTGTTCTTTTTGCTGTTTATTTCTTTGACCTTCGGCTTTTGCCATGCTTTCTTTTCAAACGCCCCTCATTTTTTAGAGGGTGAGTTTGGCTACTGGACTAATAAATTGTTGACGGCCCAGATTGGAACTGCCGGAGTGGGTGTATTAATTGCTTTTTTAGGGTTAACCATTTTAATAATTGCCTATAATATTGATTTTAAATTGCCACAGCGTAAGCAGGATGGAGCAATTATTCCGGAAACCCCTGATAATATTGAGATGGAGAATGAGGTGCGCTCTGAACCTGTTGAATTTACGCTTAATGATAAATTAGCAAATCAGCGTAAAAGGGAACAAAATGTGGTAGTTACCCCATCAAGATTTGAGGAGAAGGAAGCAGAGGAAGAGGGTGCACCGGTATTTACTCCGGCAGTAAATGTTATGCATACACCTATTGTGCTTTCTCCAACTGTTGATGAAAGACCTAAGTCTCCTATATTGGAAGTCCCTGTAAAGGCAGAGCCGGAATTGACAATTGAAAAAACTGAGGAAGACAAGAAATCAGAGGAGCTTGTAGAACAATTTGGTCATTATGATCCAACACTTGATCTGGCAAGTTATAAATATCCGCATCTGGACTTATTGGAAAATTATGGTTCTAATAAAATCTCTGTGAATGCAGATGAACTGGAAGCAAATAAAAACAAGATTGTTGAAACGCTAAATCATTATAATATAGAGATTGATAAGATTAAGGCGACAATAGGTCCAACGGTTACACTTTATGAAATTATACCAGCACCCGGTGTTCGTATTTCGAGAATTAAAAACCTGGAGGATGATATTGCTTTAAGTTTAGCAGCTTTAGGTATACGTATTATAGCACCGATGCCTGGTAAAGGTACCATAGGGATTGAGGTGCCTAATATGCATCCGGAAATGGTTTCGATGAGAAGTATCCTGGCTACTGAAAAGTTCCAGCAGACTGCAATGGATTTGCCTATTGCGCTTGGTAAAACCATTTCGAATGAGGTTTATATTGCCGACCTTTCTAAAATGCCTCACTTGCTTGTTGCCGGTGCTACCGGTCAGGGTAAGTCAGTTGGTATTAACTCCATTTTGGTATCGTTACTTTATAAAAAGCATCCTTCTCAGCTTAAATTTGTGTTGGTTGACCCTAAAAAAGTTGAGCTAACCCTGTTTAATAAAATTGAACGTCACTTTTTAGCAAAGCTCCCTGGCGAAGCTGATGCCATTATTACAGATACCAAAAAGGTAATTAATACCTTAAATTCTCTTTGTATTGAAATGGATCAGCGTTATGATCTGTTAAAAGATGCGCAGGTAAGGAATTTAAAAGAGTACAATGAGAAATTCATTAAAAGGAAGCTAAATCCGAACAATTCACATAGGTTTTTACCATATATAGTGCTGATTGTTGATGAGTTTGCAGATTTGATGATGACTGCTGGTAAAGAGGTAGAAACACCTATTGCGCGATTGGCACAGCTTGCCCGTGCGGTTGGTATCCACCTTGTACTTGCAACTCAGCGCCCTTCAGTAAATATCATTACGGGTACTATTAAAGCCAATTTCCCGGCGCGTTTGGCGTTTAGGGTGTTGTCTAAAATCGATTCAAGGACTATTTTGGATAGTGGAGGTGCTGATCAGTTAATTGGTAGGGGTGATATGCTTCTGTCGACAGGAAATGATCTTATCAGGTTGCAATGTGCATTTGTTGATACACCCGAAGTTGATAGGGTTTCTGATTTTATTGGCGTTCAGCGTGGTTATCCGGAGGCTTATCAGTTACCTGAATATATTGATGAGGCTGCTGAATCGGCGAAGCTTGACTTTGATCCGAATGACAGGGATGCCATGTTTGAAGATGCTGCCCGACTAATTGTTATGCATCAGCAAGGTTCTACATCTTTAATACAAAGAAAATTGAAGCTGGGTTATAATAGAGCAGGTCGTATTATTGATCAATTAGAGGCTGCGGGAGTGGTTGGGCCATTTGAAGGAAGCAAGGCAAGGGAAGTTTTAATACCCGACGATTACGCTTTGGAACAGTTCTTGAATGAGCTAAATAAATAA
- a CDS encoding PspC domain-containing protein, with translation MFQRIVTFFEKQSFGVCTYLAERLNMSISKIRLFFIYSSFLAVGFPIVFYILAALVLDVRHYIKRIRLRIWDV, from the coding sequence ATGTTCCAGCGCATTGTTACCTTTTTTGAAAAACAAAGTTTTGGGGTATGTACATATCTCGCAGAGCGTTTAAATATGTCGATTAGCAAAATCAGGCTATTCTTTATATACTCTTCTTTCTTGGCGGTAGGTTTTCCAATTGTATTTTATATTCTTGCAGCTCTGGTTTTAGACGTAAGGCACTATATTAAGCGTATACGCCTGCGCATTTGGGATGTATAG
- a CDS encoding DMT family transporter, whose protein sequence is MTAKTDFKLVFALIGVAVVWGTTYLGIRVAVETIPAWFVAAIRQAFASLILMGILLSKNELKWKDWPYLRRQLLVSVLMIVVANGMTTVAEETIPSGLTSLLNALSPLVVFLGSVLFGLQKPSLKGFLGVVIGFLGVAFIFRAGLGDLLDPNYKTGIMFLCFAVTGWATGTIYTKKYTLKTDNIFLDLFYQFVFSSIIQLGLAFVFSGNTHVAEWSLKSLMAVGYLAIFGSVVGYFCYHYALKKVTATEVSILSYFNTIIALFLGWLILGEIVTVDIIIATALIILGVFITNYRKQKI, encoded by the coding sequence ATGACCGCCAAAACGGATTTTAAACTAGTTTTTGCACTGATAGGCGTTGCTGTAGTTTGGGGAACAACATACCTGGGAATCCGTGTTGCAGTAGAAACCATTCCGGCCTGGTTTGTTGCGGCTATAAGACAGGCATTTGCATCCTTAATTTTGATGGGGATACTGCTGAGCAAAAATGAATTAAAATGGAAAGATTGGCCTTATTTAAGAAGGCAGCTGCTGGTATCTGTTTTAATGATTGTTGTTGCCAATGGTATGACTACCGTAGCAGAAGAAACTATACCCAGTGGTTTAACATCTTTATTAAATGCGCTGAGCCCTCTTGTAGTATTTTTGGGAAGTGTGTTGTTCGGTTTGCAAAAGCCTAGTTTAAAGGGGTTTTTGGGTGTAGTAATTGGCTTTTTAGGGGTGGCTTTTATTTTTAGAGCGGGTTTGGGTGATCTGCTTGATCCTAATTACAAAACAGGGATCATGTTTTTATGTTTTGCTGTTACGGGTTGGGCCACTGGAACTATTTATACTAAAAAATATACCCTTAAAACTGATAATATTTTTCTTGATCTGTTTTATCAATTTGTATTTTCTTCTATAATTCAGCTTGGGCTTGCTTTTGTTTTTTCTGGTAATACTCATGTAGCTGAATGGAGTTTAAAGAGTTTGATGGCGGTAGGTTACCTGGCAATTTTTGGATCTGTAGTTGGTTATTTCTGCTATCATTATGCTTTAAAGAAGGTTACTGCAACTGAAGTATCTATACTTTCTTATTTCAATACCATTATCGCCTTGTTTTTAGGCTGGCTGATCCTTGGTGAAATTGTTACTGTCGATATCATTATTGCTACTGCTCTGATTATTCTGGGGGTGTTCATCACAAATTATAGGAAACAAAAAATATAG
- the rhuM gene encoding RhuM family protein: MTEDQIIIYQSSNGETAIDVKLQDETVWLTQTQMQLLFDQTKQNISLHINNIFKENELTKDAVVKESLTTAKDGKRYKVRHYSLDVIISIGYRIKSKKGTQFRIWANNVLKEYLIKGYAINQKRLKEQEQHLKELKSTVSLLSNVLINKELNSDEATGLLRVVTDYAYALDILDRYDHQQLKIEGTTATELFIIDYKEAKQAITDLKEKFGGSSLFGNEKDQSFKGSIAAIYQTFGSIDLYPSVEEKAANLLYFVVKNHSFSDGNKRIAAYLFVWFLDKNDILYKSDGSKRIADNALVALTLMIAESKSDEKEMMVKVIVNLINVNN; the protein is encoded by the coding sequence ATGACTGAGGATCAAATTATTATTTATCAATCGTCAAATGGCGAAACTGCAATAGATGTAAAGCTCCAAGATGAGACTGTTTGGCTCACACAAACGCAAATGCAGTTACTTTTTGACCAGACAAAGCAGAATATAAGTCTACATATAAACAATATATTTAAAGAAAATGAATTAACCAAAGATGCAGTTGTCAAGGAATCCTTGACAACTGCCAAAGACGGGAAGAGATATAAAGTCAGGCACTACTCTTTGGATGTAATCATATCTATTGGTTATCGAATTAAATCAAAAAAGGGTACACAGTTTCGAATATGGGCTAATAACGTATTGAAAGAATATCTCATTAAAGGATACGCCATTAATCAAAAACGGCTCAAAGAGCAGGAACAGCACCTAAAGGAACTCAAGAGTACTGTCAGTCTATTAAGCAATGTTCTGATAAACAAGGAACTGAATTCTGATGAAGCGACAGGCTTGTTAAGAGTAGTGACTGATTACGCTTATGCATTGGATATCTTGGATAGGTATGATCATCAACAGTTGAAAATTGAGGGAACAACTGCAACTGAATTATTTATAATAGACTACAAGGAAGCGAAGCAAGCAATAACAGACTTAAAAGAAAAATTCGGGGGAAGTTCTCTATTTGGAAATGAAAAAGATCAATCCTTCAAAGGTTCTATCGCTGCCATATATCAAACATTTGGCAGTATAGATTTATATCCAAGCGTAGAAGAAAAGGCTGCAAACTTGCTGTATTTTGTAGTTAAAAACCATTCTTTCTCTGATGGTAATAAACGGATTGCCGCTTATCTTTTTGTTTGGTTTCTTGATAAAAATGACATCCTATATAAATCGGATGGCTCTAAACGCATTGCAGACAATGCACTCGTTGCATTGACACTCATGATTGCGGAAAGCAAATCCGACGAAAAAGAAATGATGGTTAAGGTAATAGTCAACTTGATTAACGTTAACAATTAA
- the pyrF gene encoding orotidine-5'-phosphate decarboxylase: MNKKQLFEQIKSKKSFLCVGLDPVLENIPKHLLKYENPVLEFNKQIIDATKDLCVAYKPNTAFYESMGLKGWETLIKTWQHIPKGIFTIADAKRGDIGNTSAMYADAFFNEDKSGMSFDSITVAPYMGKDSVGPFLEYKDKWVILLALTSNTGHSDFQLHKTPEGKLYEEVIRISSQWANSEQLMYVVGATRGSEFENIRRLAPDNFLLVPGIGAQGGSLADVCEYGLNKECGLLVNSARAIIYASKGEDFAEKAREEALNVQKEMEQILLSAKLI, translated from the coding sequence ATGAATAAGAAGCAGTTATTTGAACAAATCAAAAGTAAGAAATCTTTTTTGTGTGTTGGCCTTGATCCGGTTCTGGAAAATATCCCAAAACACTTATTAAAATACGAAAACCCCGTATTAGAATTTAATAAGCAGATAATTGACGCGACTAAAGATCTGTGTGTAGCTTACAAACCTAATACTGCTTTTTATGAGTCAATGGGATTAAAGGGGTGGGAAACTTTAATTAAAACGTGGCAACATATTCCTAAGGGTATTTTTACAATTGCTGATGCAAAAAGAGGGGATATCGGGAATACCTCAGCCATGTATGCCGATGCTTTTTTTAATGAGGATAAGTCGGGTATGAGCTTTGATTCTATAACTGTTGCACCCTATATGGGAAAGGATTCTGTTGGCCCGTTTCTGGAATACAAAGATAAATGGGTAATCCTGTTGGCTTTAACTTCAAACACAGGCCATAGCGACTTTCAGTTACATAAAACCCCAGAGGGCAAATTATATGAGGAAGTTATCAGAATTTCATCTCAATGGGCAAATAGTGAGCAACTGATGTATGTTGTAGGTGCTACTCGTGGCTCTGAGTTTGAAAATATAAGAAGATTGGCTCCTGATAATTTCTTACTTGTACCAGGCATCGGTGCCCAGGGTGGCAGTCTTGCTGATGTTTGTGAATATGGTTTAAATAAAGAATGTGGTTTGCTTGTAAATTCTGCAAGAGCTATTATATATGCAAGTAAAGGCGAAGATTTTGCTGAAAAGGCAAGAGAGGAGGCGCTAAACGTACAAAAAGAGATGGAGCAGATCTTGCTGTCTGCAAAATTGATATGA
- a CDS encoding tyrosine-type recombinase/integrase encodes MSKQIIFKSVFAPYFNSFLQMKEQLGFGLPKFQNVFTELDHFFLATGATEPHITRDQINAWSETRFNDKARTLYDKHSIMRQFCRYLCHLGHECYIHRLPRKNWPPFIPYIFSHKEMELIFGASDKLTLPYRCMTSVLIAVPCLIRVLYSTGMRIGEALFLKNEDIDFLRKHILLKRTKNQEERLLPICPSLLEVLNKYKAYRDRIPIKGVSASGSFFFVSTVGKPISKNSIHRWFSEILVECRIPRRNDGQGPRIHDIRHTTAVHSLMQMVRDGMDVYCAMPILSVFLGHKSLAGTETYVRLTQEMYPDILGMKYPVTSSVFPNNPYIETDHGNN; translated from the coding sequence ATGAGTAAGCAGATTATTTTCAAGAGCGTTTTTGCCCCGTATTTCAACAGTTTTCTACAAATGAAAGAGCAGCTAGGCTTCGGACTTCCTAAGTTCCAGAATGTATTTACCGAGCTAGATCATTTCTTCCTTGCAACAGGTGCAACCGAACCCCACATTACGCGGGATCAGATCAACGCATGGAGTGAAACCCGTTTCAATGATAAGGCCCGGACGCTTTATGATAAGCACTCTATTATGCGGCAGTTTTGCCGCTATCTCTGTCACTTGGGGCACGAGTGCTACATACATCGGTTACCCCGGAAGAACTGGCCGCCATTTATCCCTTATATTTTCTCGCACAAAGAAATGGAACTTATCTTCGGGGCGAGCGATAAATTGACCTTGCCGTACAGGTGCATGACTAGCGTGCTCATTGCCGTTCCTTGCCTGATCCGAGTGCTTTATTCCACGGGAATGCGTATCGGTGAGGCCCTGTTCTTGAAAAACGAAGACATAGACTTCCTGCGAAAACACATCCTTCTTAAACGGACTAAGAACCAGGAGGAGCGACTCCTACCTATTTGTCCTTCTTTGCTTGAGGTACTCAACAAGTACAAGGCCTACCGCGATCGCATACCCATCAAAGGGGTGTCAGCTTCTGGATCATTCTTCTTCGTGTCTACGGTGGGTAAGCCCATAAGTAAGAACTCAATTCATCGCTGGTTCAGTGAAATACTCGTGGAGTGCAGAATCCCGCGTCGCAATGATGGTCAAGGACCGCGTATCCACGACATTCGCCATACCACGGCCGTGCATTCACTCATGCAGATGGTGCGGGATGGGATGGATGTGTATTGTGCTATGCCGATACTTTCAGTCTTCCTGGGGCACAAATCACTCGCAGGGACAGAGACCTATGTACGGCTGACCCAAGAGATGTATCCAGATATCCTCGGAATGAAATATCCGGTGACCTCTTCTGTATTCCCAAACAATCCTTATATCGAAACAGATCATGGAAACAACTGA
- a CDS encoding ankyrin repeat domain-containing protein, with amino-acid sequence MDIAHLESLIEADKKQDISDLLIRQPQLANQKTSHGISPVLLACYYRKPGIALLIASFSTNITLFEACALGKYELTTKLIDQDPDGVNSFSTDGFTPLGLATYFANEEICKLLINSGADVNIPANNGFNVYPIHSAVAAKNYNLTKMLINAGAIINVKQQAGFTPLHAAAQQGDIEMIVLLLENNADLDIRMEGGKLPADLAEEKGFSEIAEILRL; translated from the coding sequence ATGGACATTGCTCATCTTGAAAGTTTAATTGAGGCCGATAAGAAACAAGACATATCAGATCTTTTGATCAGACAACCACAGCTTGCCAATCAAAAAACAAGCCACGGAATATCTCCCGTATTGTTAGCCTGTTATTACAGAAAACCTGGAATAGCTTTGTTAATAGCCAGTTTTTCAACTAATATAACATTATTTGAAGCCTGTGCATTGGGCAAATACGAACTTACAACTAAACTGATCGATCAAGATCCTGATGGTGTTAATTCCTTTTCTACAGATGGTTTTACACCATTAGGCCTTGCTACTTACTTTGCAAACGAGGAGATATGTAAGCTACTCATAAATAGCGGTGCTGATGTAAATATTCCCGCAAACAATGGTTTTAATGTTTACCCTATCCATTCTGCAGTTGCAGCAAAAAACTACAACCTTACCAAAATGCTTATTAATGCCGGAGCGATAATAAATGTAAAACAGCAAGCCGGCTTCACCCCTTTACATGCTGCAGCGCAACAAGGAGATATTGAAATGATAGTTTTATTGTTGGAAAATAATGCAGATCTCGATATCCGGATGGAGGGAGGTAAATTACCTGCCGATCTCGCTGAAGAAAAAGGCTTTTCAGAAATAGCAGAGATTTTGCGTCTTTAA